The following nucleotide sequence is from Oligoflexia bacterium.
GGATCGCCGAAGTAGCTAAGAAAACTGGAATTCAAAGAGAGCACTTATACACGATTCTTTCCGAGCACGGAAATCCTACTCTAGATAGTTTCAATTCCATCATGAATGCCCTTGGCTATGAACTTCAAGTGAGAAAAAAGGCATCGGGTGAT
It contains:
- a CDS encoding putative addiction module antidote protein, producing MKRKKINFKQDFYKELEDAESAEAYLNDAMKSKEASTILLAIRDLAKVRGIAEVAKKTGIQREHLYTILSEHGNPTLDSFNSIMNALGYELQVRKKASGD